The nucleotide window CTTTTTTTGTCACAGTATTTTGTATGTATattacaaaacaaaatggcaGAAACAACTGATCCCCTGGCTAGTATTAGATTACAGGTAGTACCACCGGCTGACCAACCTAATTTAAGAAAAAGCAGGAGACGCctagaaaaaacaaaaattgttacACTTTTCATTTTTGTCACATTCGTTGCTTTCATTTACGGTACAAGCTCAATTTCGGTCACACGCGATTTTCGACCGCCTGTTATAATTCAAAGACAGCATCCGCACGATTTAAATAACACTACAGTGCGCCTCGACGGATTGAACTCTCCATCTATACACTCGAGCCAACCATATTCCGATTCATGGCTTCCAGCATTCAATGCTTTCAAATACTTGAATGGAATTTACACATTGTCTTCGAATCCGTGGATTCATTCAGATTCAGGAAGTATGGGCACAACAAGCGCAGAAACGTCGTATTACAAATTACTTAATCCAACGGACATTAAAGTTGGTGATataatacattttgctgtcacagTACAAGATGCTAATGAGAGAAAGCGTGTAGGAGGTGGTGACTTCTGGTTTGCTACTCTTTCTTCTGACAAGAACCCTAAAGCAAGCACTGCAGGCAAGATCGTAGACTATGACAACGGGACATATAGTGTTTACTTTGTCGCAGCTTGGAATGGATCTGCCGAAGTCAACATTTCTTTAGTTCATCATGCTGATGCTATAAAATTCCTTGATACTCTTTGGGAAACCCAACGTCTTGAATGGACAGCTTCATATAACATTGATAATAAAGTAGCCAACACATCTTGCTTTACTTTAACATCCGGAATAAGTACATGGAATAATATGTGTGAATATCCAAATCCAAATGCACTTGGAAAAACTAGTTTTATGTGCGAAAAACGAAGTGGATTTCCTTGCTCTTCGCTGGTTTATGCAAGCACTAGCACAATGAACCAAAAGAACATGATTGATAATATGAAACGACTTTTGAAAGGTCATGAAGACTTATTTGGAATATCAAACGGTTCTTGGAACGCTTATCAACCTCTACGTTCTGGTCCGAAACAGATAGAAATCAAAGGACATGGACATTTAGTGCCACCCATCGATTTGCCTTTCTGTGGTCCTAACATAGAAATACCTATAAGTGATGGGTTTTGGCTTGATGGAATCTGGACATCTTTTAAGTGTAAAAAACCTAGCCTGGACGTCCAATATATTGGAGAATGTttgagaaataaagaaatatatctaCTAGGTGATTCTACTATAAGACAATGGGGAAATGTATTGGTTCCATTAATGGCTGGTCATCGTATTGATAATGTGCACGGGACTGAGACAAATAAGTTTGTAAAACACCACGTTAAAGCCTATAATTTCACATTGACATTCCATTTCCACCAGTTACAAATTGCTACAGTTTACCCACAAGAACTTCCTGAATATGAGGTTGACGTGATAGATTCTTTAAGAAGTCCTGAATGCAATTATGTCATAGTCTTTGATGCTGGTTTTCATTACGTTCAGTGGTCAAGAGAAGCTTATAAAGACCGCCTTCTGCACCTTCGTGCTGCATCCATGCAGTTACTTACAAGATGTCCAGATGTACCGATTGTTTTCAAAGGACTGCATCCTCGAGATCATCCCTATGACGTTTACATGAATGTTGCAATTAGTGACTATATAATTCATGAAATGCTAAAACTCACGCGACACATTTTCAATCAACCAGGAATACAGATTTATTTGTTGGAAACGTGGGACTTGGCTCTTTCTTACCCGTCCGCAAATGCAGTCCATATGCCACACCATACTGAGAAAGAAGAGGAGATCGCCATGTTTTTGTCATATGCCTGCCATATGAAaagaataaaataggctattgGAACATACTCATGCTTTTTGTATTAGATGCATTCAAGAAACATCTGGTTGGAATATTGGACTTTTGGTCAACTTTCATTTGCAGCATATTTTACGAGTTGACATTTGAACCGATCAACCGAAAAGTCCAGGAAGGCAAGTTTTCCTTCTTTGATAGGTTCTTGGGTGAACTTGATGTGCTCATTCACTTGATTGATATGTTCGAAGAAGGGGGTCAGCTGATCTTTCTTTAGCTTCACCCAAGTATCGTCGACGTAGCGAAACCAGTGCGTTGGTGGCGTACCAGTGAACGAATCTAGAGCTGTGCGTTCAAACTGTTCCTTGAACAAATTAACCACGGTCGGTGACATAGGTGAACCCATCGCGCAACCATGGCGTTGTCTATTAAATGTTACAGATGAAATaggtagtcatggtagtggtCAAACACAGTTCCAG belongs to Amphiura filiformis chromosome 18, Afil_fr2py, whole genome shotgun sequence and includes:
- the LOC140139248 gene encoding NXPE family member 1-like, yielding MGTTSAETSYYKLLNPTDIKVGDIIHFAVTVQDANERKRVGGGDFWFATLSSDKNPKASTAGKIVDYDNGTYSVYFVAAWNGSAEVNISLVHHADAIKFLDTLWETQRLEWTASYNIDNKVANTSCFTLTSGISTWNNMCEYPNPNALGKTSFMCEKRSGFPCSSLVYASTSTMNQKNMIDNMKRLLKGHEDLFGISNGSWNAYQPLRSGPKQIEIKGHGHLVPPIDLPFCGPNIEIPISDGFWLDGIWTSFKCKKPSLDVQYIGECLRNKEIYLLGDSTIRQWGNVLVPLMAGHRIDNVHGTETNKFVKHHVKAYNFTLTFHFHQLQIATVYPQELPEYEVDVIDSLRSPECNYVIVFDAGFHYVQWSREAYKDRLLHLRAASMQLLTRCPDVPIVFKGLHPRDHPYDVYMNVAISDYIIHEMLKLTRHIFNQPGIQIYLLETWDLALSYPSANAVHMPHHTEKEEEIAMFLSYACHMKRIK